In a single window of the Pieris rapae chromosome 9, ilPieRapa1.1, whole genome shotgun sequence genome:
- the LOC110998445 gene encoding uncharacterized protein LOC110998445, translated as MRYLLLLSFVLIVSLSSCFAGDLILGTSYNGRLVWQQKAEYMAIPFKKRVKEIFYSDPGQQIIKGIIARDLDHTEALATITAGGVGTSFANIRLKSARGSSLNYQIEFYV; from the exons ATGAgatatttattacttctaagttttgttttaatagtgTCTTTATCGTCATGCTTTGCCGGTGATTTGATACTCGGTACAAGCTACAATGGAAGGCTGGTGTGGCAGCAGAAAGCTGAATATATGGCTATACCGTTTAAAAAGAGGGTAAAAGAAATCTTCTATTCCGATCCGggacaacaaataataaaa GGAATAATTGCAAGAGACCTGGACCACACCGAAGCCTTGGCCACCATTACAGCGGGAGGAGTAGGAACTTCATTTGCTAACATCCGACTGAAGAGCGCTCGCGGTAgcagtttaaattatcaaattgaattttatgtttaa